The DNA sequence CTCCACCTTGAATTGAGACATATATGTTTCCAGTCAGGAGCACCATCGAGTAAATTTCAGAGCTAGCTGCACAAATTAAGGCCATAAGACGTACCTGTGCAAATAGTACTCGGAGGGGAAAGTGGTGTTGTCAAATATTCTTTGCTGAATTCTCTTGGCAAAAGCCGGAGAAAGCATATCTGCTACTGTTTTTGTGATGTTTACAAAGTTGGGGTCTCCCAAATCCATTCGAACAGCAAACATATGCTTCAGTGCTTCAATCAGCCGATGCAAACCTAAAGAACCCATTGCAGCATATGTACTTCCGTAGCTCTCCAAGATATTTAGGACCTGGTTTTACCAAATAGATGTCACTAAATAAGTTTATGAATGGCATGTCAATACTAGTCTATAATAACTAAGTTAGCAACACAAGCGTAAAGCATCTGATTCTGAAGATTATTAGGGGTGGAAAGGTGCTCAGATTCAATAAATTGTGTTGAACTGAAAGTTTAATCAAGTAGCAGAAGGGTACACACCAGAGAAATACCAAGTGTTCCACTGGAAGGAGATGGCATCCCTAAGATAGTGTAACCCATGGCattcacggaaacagcctcaGTAACATCCACTCTGTAGCTCCTCAGATCTTCCATCGTTAAAATTCCACCTGCCTTTCTCACATCCTGAACAAACCTTTCGCCAATGCTACCATCATAGAACGCTTTTGGCCCTAGTTCTCCTATTGCTTCTAAGCTGTGACCAAGTTCCACATTGTAGCACTTCTCACCAGCTTTAAGCAGCTTTCCGCCTGGTGCATAAACTTGTCTCAAACCAGGGTCCCTCATGATTGAGTCAGAGTAGTCAGCAATATAGTTGCCTAGATAAGGAGCAATCACAAAACCATCTCTTGCAAGTTTGATGGCTGGCTGGAACAGAGTCTTCCAAGGCAATCGTCCATGTCTTGACCACGCTTCATAAAGCCCAGCTAGCTCTCCAGGTACGCCCATTGACAACGCTCCTTTGTACTTTGTTTCAGGATTATTGTCATACATAGTCTGTTTAATGAAACTTTACAACATCATATTCAAGGAATGGCAGTAGAGACTACAaagtataattaaataaaagccAAATTGGAAGTTCAGTCTGCAATTTTCTTCTTATGTAGATGCTTTAGTAATTCTGTTTTGCCTTTTCTCAAGTCTTATCTACAATGCAAAATTGAGCTACATAGCATGCTAATTTCTCTAGGCATTTCATATATCTGGAAGAGAGAATATATAAAACCTGGGAAGAAGCTAAGGGAGCAGTTTCCCTCATATTAATTGCCTCTGTTCGTGAAGTTGCTGAAGACCGAACAACCATAAAACCTCCACCACCGATCCCACTAGCCATCGCATTAACAACTCCCAGGCACAAAGCAGTTGCCACTGCAGCATCGACAGCATGTCCACCCTGTCCAAGAACCGACACTCCAGTTTCTGAACACCTTGCATCATCAGCAGCAACAACTGCTTTATCTGatttaacaacttcctcattccCAAATGACAGACCCTCATTGCCATAGTTTCCGCCTCCTCTAACTATCCCAAATTCTAAGTAGCCACTTAATGTAAGGCCAGCAACTAAAATTTCATAAAACGAATCATTAGTCCTTTAACTAAACCAACATTCGAAAGAATAATCAGTCCTAACTAAATCAAGATTCCATCTTTTCAATTCAAGAAATCATTCTAGTATCATCTTCTTATGTTTTTCTTAGTATGATTCATGATCCACTCCTTAAACATTTGAACAGACCAATGAACTAAACAAGTCCAACCACCACAAAACCATgatctaacaaaaccccatgtcaaaaaatcaataattttgataaataaacATCTTTCCAGCTAAAGAAATCATAAATACCCCATCATATCATGCAAAATTCAAGAACCAAACATATACCAAACATAGAAAAATGACTAGATTGTGATGAGTTGACTATACATGTGATAGCTGTGAGTGCAAGAAAAAAGCACAGAGCTCTGAGCCATCTTGTAGTACTAGAATTCCCTGAAGTCACCAGAAGTGGATCTTCCAGTCTGAGCTGCTTCATTTCCACCAAACTTGGAGAAGTGAGTTATGAGGACATAAAGAGTAGGGAATGATTTTTGTTTATTAGGTGGCAGAGATCTCACCTGTATATTGCTAAAGGAATCTTTAGGTAGAGTACAGTTAAGTTGTGAACACAATATACcaaccaaatataataaaataataataatatcaatgatAATAAGTTTATAACAGTGGACTGTCAGGCTTAAGTTAAAAGATGTGTTTATTACCAGTACTTGATAAGCTATTCCTAGCAGATAAGTAACTTTAATTTGTGTGTGTTGATAATTTTATGGTATCTACAACTTATCgcacattaaaattattaatataaataataaaatataataatttcttttaaagGGGTGGTCCTTTACGTGTTTGTAAAGTCAAAATCTAAAtggtaaaaataagttattaaaaagtTAAGATTTTCCgctttctaacttataattccaagttaacttataaattttttatacaaattttttacgCATGATGCAAATAAACTTATAATTCCTCAAGCTAAAACACCACCAATAACACAATACCACAAGTGAACTAGAGCGGTATTATTACACTCCCTCtgatttttaataattgatgctttgattttgtgcacgtatttttaagtgatttgatcaagtaattaaaattattatttttaaaatttttcttttctaaataaaaatatataatcaaaattttaattaataaaaaatatcgatcaaaaataataatttttactgcGTGATCTACCCCCTAGTGATATGTGCCAAATGAAAACGTCAAATATGATGCGCTGACTTTTATCGGAAAAAGTTGTGTTAGAGTGCAAGTTAAAGCTTTGTCATGATTGGTTTGTTTCTCTAAAAGCCTGTGTTCTCCACTTAAATTATGATAAGATAACCCTGCGTAGTGTCTgaaaagaattttttatttttttaagagtATATTACTAGTGTGTAAAaagttaatacaaaattaatataaaatatgagttTCTATATGAAtaaacaattttattatataaaaaagttatGGTTCAAATATTGTTACTTTAAACCCTAATGTCATGATAAGGACCATGagcatctttaattttatacacaaaaactATAGagattatataagaaaaattcAAACTCAATAATACATTTCTCAGTCAACTTCTTGATTTGATTATATTTGTTGAACCTCCGCATGTttgaaatgatatattttatttataacaatccaaaatattaataacatactagctttaaaatataatcagatGATAGAAGCACAATTTCTTATGAGTTCAACAATATATACAATGTTGGAGAGATTTAATTTATCCAATCAATTCTAACGGTCATATATGTTTTGATGATAAAAGTATATTATACTCCTTTcttcccacaatacatgtctcttttggggaaaaaatttgTCTCATAATACTCGtccatttttaattttcaatgcaaatatattaacattattCCAAATTTACCCTTCCCGAAAGTTGTAGAACAATTAATAAGGGTTGAATAAGATTttacattcatgcatttattaggggtacaagtgaaaaaatattatctaattaatattttccTAATATGGGTAATTTTCCAAAAGAGACGTGTATtgtgggacgaagggagtattcaATTTTGTTCGAGTTGTCTTAAATTTTGTGTCCCGTATTAaaaaaagttactccctccgtccccttttacttgtcccttttgaaaaaataacgcatcttaagaaaatgttaggtggatatcttgttttcatacttatccttaataaatgtaatgaattagatagagttgtgtatatatatatatgctagtcaaacattggaagttgttacattttgaaaaaacatacaaaaaattgctttgaaaagagaagtggacaagtaatttgggacaaatttttttttcaaaagggacatgtaaaaagggacggagggagtattgttttacaattatattagagtgtaaaaagtcaataacaaaattaatatgaaatattagttTGTTTCTATATCACCCAACAATCTAATTTgtttttctgtcaaaaaaaatctaatttgtTTTAGGAAAAATATTGTTACTTTTACACCCAGTGTCATGATAAGGACTAAGGACAAAAGTTTACCGGGTCCTATTTGGTTCGAGTTGTCTGGGAtaaattttactccctccgttcgaTTTCATGTGAGCTGGTCTGACTTTAACcacgaataaaaaaaagtaataaatattgttaaaaagtgggtaaagtggtgggacctatcaatatttaatactccctccgtccttttttagttgtcacatttctattttattggtcaaattgactaacttttgaccaaagattataagtcattttttcatcattttaaaaaattgaaaattacatcttaaaatagattaaaagttatttccgatgacatatttttttttatattttcgattgataaaatattaatgaatttcagtcaaactttggtcaatttgaccggcacaaaaccaaatgtgacaactaaaaagggacgagagtaataaatttgagatgtgGAGGAAAGGAGTGGGTGtgatagtgtttatttaataaaaaaaatataaaatagagaggtagtgagtgtaatagtgaaaagtagtgttcaaagaTAGTAATTATAATAAGTTCATTTTCTTTGGGACGtccaaaaaagaataaaaatcatataaaatgggacggagggagtatgtttagCTTGTTTAAGTCAAATataaacattatttttatttgattaaaagACTTGACCCACTTCAATTTGCTCTTTCCGTTCGGTTTATGTTGCTGCTTGTTTCAATTTCGtttgttttcaaaataatattcaaatctATTAagggaaaatatttttttttttgtcacctaacttatcatatttttagaaacttacaacttaactaatttttttcttcttttatcgactaatgttaggtttggatttgttattagtcactaacttaggtttggatatgattattaatattatgataattttttgtagcatcattagtACATGATgataatatgtaatattttgataacgtgacgtatatttatattttatatataccaataataacataaaatgagccgataaagtattaaaatcaagaaaaaaattgtaattagaattctagaaattcgttaaatcatcaatatgaaatcaatgattTCAAGCAATTCATCATCTCTGATAAGATAAAAtctaattgagtgatacgatacatc is a window from the Daucus carota subsp. sativus chromosome 8, DH1 v3.0, whole genome shotgun sequence genome containing:
- the LOC108200013 gene encoding glutathione hydrolase 3, which codes for MKQLRLEDPLLVTSGNSSTTRWLRALCFFLALTAITFAGLTLSGYLEFGIVRGGGNYGNEGLSFGNEEVVKSDKAVVAADDARCSETGVSVLGQGGHAVDAAVATALCLGVVNAMASGIGGGGFMVVRSSATSRTEAINMRETAPLASSQTMYDNNPETKYKGALSMGVPGELAGLYEAWSRHGRLPWKTLFQPAIKLARDGFVIAPYLGNYIADYSDSIMRDPGLRQVYAPGGKLLKAGEKCYNVELGHSLEAIGELGPKAFYDGSIGERFVQDVRKAGGILTMEDLRSYRVDVTEAVSVNAMGYTILGMPSPSSGTLGISLVLNILESYGSTYAAMGSLGLHRLIEALKHMFAVRMDLGDPNFVNITKTVADMLSPAFAKRIQQRIFDNTTFPSEYYLHRWSQLRDHGTSHFCIVDADRNAVSLTTTVNYPFGAKVLSPSTGIVLNNEMDDFSTPAEVSPDQLPPAPANFIEPKKRPLSSMTPVVVLRDNQLVGVIGGSGGLYIIPAILQVFLNHFALGMEPLSAVQGPRVYHKLIPNVVLYEDWTCLDGEHIEVVPEVRRFLEERGHELEAKSGGAISQLIVQDLRNAIPMDRENGKGTSDQVLCGILTGVSDPRKDGKPAAMR